The Stieleria maiorica genome includes the window CGTCTTTCAGTTCTTCGAGCATGTGTGTTTCTCCTGATGGTCTCTTAGGATTTGGCAGACTTGGGCGACGGCCGCATCGACCGAGCCGTTGATGATTTCGTACTGGTAGCGGTGCACGAACCGCATTTCACCCGCGGCCGTCTCCAAACGGCTCTGGATCGCGGCTTCGGTTTCCGTCCCCCGGTCGCGTAGCCGGCGTTCCAATTCGTCCATTCCGCCGGGATGGATGAACAGCGAAATGGGATCCGCTTCCAAGTGCTCCATCACTTCGATCGCACCCTGGACGTCGATTTCAAGGATGATCCAATTCCCCGCGGCCAGCCCCTCGGCGACTTCACTGCGCAAGGTGCCGTACCAGTGCCCCCTGCCGAACACTTCTTTGCATTCCAG containing:
- the gmk gene encoding guanylate kinase, producing the protein MAESTSAQLIIISGPSGAGKSTVTRRLLSDCELPLRLSVSATTRAPRPGEKDGREYHFLSQQHFQELRDQDAFLECKEVFGRGHWYGTLRSEVAEGLAAGNWIILEIDVQGAIEVMEHLEADPISLFIHPGGMDELERRLRDRGTETEAAIQSRLETAAGEMRFVHRYQYEIINGSVDAAVAQVCQILRDHQEKHTCSKN